One Campylobacter concisus DNA segment encodes these proteins:
- a CDS encoding glycosyltransferase family 2 protein codes for MSEPLISIVTATYKRPELLKKAIKSALAQSYKNLEIVVTDDGDDESASEICKSFNDARIKFVKNSAHKKSPNGNKNNGFDNATGEFVCLLDDDDELLPEAIALCYEILKSGEYSCVFADAICEKDGVMTEVVAGRSPYSKSGAMSKVDYHCGRINGEYFKLFSREFIDDFRFDESIFGGENELYIRFFEKNVFYLKKPLYIYRIARSDSATLNAGKHALNVANAYIKTANLHYDIAIKNEPKFLAMQYKNAAYYAKIAGEYGLMLRCIFKSLSIKFSKEAFIFLLLCPLPSGILPALSRLRVKIKQRFGV; via the coding sequence ATGAGCGAGCCATTAATCAGCATCGTAACAGCGACCTACAAGCGTCCAGAGCTTTTAAAAAAGGCCATAAAAAGCGCTCTAGCTCAAAGCTATAAAAATTTAGAAATAGTTGTGACCGATGACGGCGATGACGAGAGTGCGAGTGAAATTTGCAAGAGTTTTAACGACGCAAGGATCAAATTTGTAAAAAACAGCGCTCACAAAAAGAGCCCAAATGGCAATAAAAATAACGGCTTTGACAACGCAACTGGCGAGTTTGTCTGCTTACTTGACGATGACGATGAGCTTTTACCAGAGGCGATTGCTTTGTGCTATGAAATTTTAAAAAGTGGCGAGTATTCGTGCGTTTTTGCAGACGCGATCTGCGAAAAAGATGGCGTGATGACAGAGGTCGTGGCTGGTAGAAGCCCATATAGCAAGAGTGGGGCGATGAGCAAGGTTGATTACCACTGCGGGCGGATAAATGGCGAGTATTTTAAGCTTTTTTCGCGTGAATTTATAGATGATTTTAGGTTTGATGAGAGCATTTTTGGCGGCGAAAACGAGCTTTACATCCGCTTTTTTGAAAAAAATGTCTTCTACCTTAAAAAGCCACTTTACATCTACCGCATAGCAAGAAGCGATAGTGCGACGTTAAATGCTGGCAAGCACGCGCTAAACGTGGCAAACGCTTACATCAAAACAGCAAATTTGCACTACGATATCGCTATAAAAAATGAGCCAAAATTTCTAGCTATGCAGTATAAAAACGCCGCTTACTACGCCAAAATAGCAGGCGAATATGGCCTTATGCTAAGGTGTATCTTTAAAAGTCTTAGCATTAAATTTAGTAAAGAGGCGTTTATATTTTTGCTGCTTTGCCCGCTTCCAAGTGGCATTTTACCAGCACTTTCAAGGCTTAGAGTGAAGATCAAACAAAGGTTTGGCGTATGA
- a CDS encoding MATE family efflux transporter, whose protein sequence is MLINLISSIVVFVVSMGINFFLTPFILKSLGNEAFGFVGLSNAIVSYAAVVSVAINSVSGRFVAHAWHKKDLNLANTYYSSVLVVNIFFCAVVVVLSSVFILNLQSFLNVPENLLFDVRMTLVFYFINFCVGLFNGVLTVCAFVTNKLYLLSIRNAISSAILAALIVALFFFFKPFISYIAISALVASLFVFFSTIFMSARITPELKFSLSKFDFSKIKELLSSGIWNSFNALNRILLTGMDLFICNIFVSANATGLLSVAKAAPIILESFVAQLSGIFAPKFVELYSKNLITDLIKEAKFSMKVIAFVMSAPAAFFVVFGLDFYTLWLPFKSAEEVKFIYNVSMITLVPIVFISFVFSLFNLDSATNKLRRPAIANTILGVSTIIAQIALLKFSGYGVYGIVIVAAVFYSIRILGFDLINAALNLEVKLTTFYGVYFKNLAVFALCVLAMFACKDFVSLDNWLKFAIFAAIYAGAAYVLGYFLFFNAFERGIVWRKILKKFKRS, encoded by the coding sequence ATGCTAATCAATCTAATAAGCTCGATCGTCGTTTTTGTCGTATCAATGGGCATAAATTTCTTTCTTACGCCATTTATCTTAAAAAGTCTTGGCAACGAGGCATTTGGTTTTGTGGGACTTAGTAACGCCATCGTTAGCTACGCAGCAGTCGTGAGCGTGGCGATAAACTCAGTGAGCGGGCGCTTTGTCGCTCATGCGTGGCACAAAAAAGACCTAAACCTTGCAAACACCTACTACTCATCAGTGCTTGTTGTAAATATCTTCTTTTGCGCCGTAGTCGTAGTGCTTAGCTCTGTTTTTATACTAAATTTGCAAAGCTTTTTAAATGTCCCTGAAAATTTACTCTTTGACGTGAGAATGACCCTTGTTTTTTACTTTATAAATTTCTGCGTTGGGCTATTTAACGGCGTTTTGACGGTTTGTGCTTTTGTGACAAACAAGCTCTACTTACTCTCCATCAGAAACGCCATCTCAAGCGCGATCCTAGCAGCTCTCATCGTGGCGCTCTTTTTCTTTTTTAAGCCATTTATCTCATACATCGCCATTTCAGCGCTAGTTGCTAGCCTTTTTGTCTTTTTTAGCACCATTTTTATGTCAGCTCGCATCACACCGGAGCTAAAATTTAGCCTTAGTAAATTTGACTTTTCTAAGATAAAAGAGCTTTTAAGCTCTGGCATTTGGAACAGCTTTAATGCGCTAAACCGCATACTTTTAACAGGCATGGACCTTTTTATCTGCAATATTTTCGTAAGTGCAAACGCCACTGGCCTTCTTTCAGTCGCCAAGGCCGCTCCTATCATACTTGAGAGCTTTGTAGCGCAGCTTAGCGGTATCTTTGCGCCAAAATTTGTCGAGCTTTACTCTAAAAATTTGATCACGGACCTCATAAAAGAGGCTAAATTTTCAATGAAGGTGATCGCCTTTGTGATGAGCGCTCCGGCTGCATTTTTCGTCGTTTTCGGGCTTGATTTTTACACGCTTTGGCTACCTTTTAAAAGCGCAGAAGAGGTTAAATTTATCTACAACGTCTCGATGATCACGCTAGTGCCGATCGTCTTTATAAGCTTTGTTTTTTCGCTTTTTAACCTTGATAGCGCGACAAACAAGCTTCGCCGACCAGCCATTGCCAACACTATCCTTGGTGTTAGCACGATCATAGCGCAGATCGCACTGCTTAAATTTAGTGGCTACGGCGTTTATGGTATCGTCATCGTCGCAGCCGTTTTTTATAGTATAAGAATTCTTGGCTTTGACCTCATAAATGCCGCCTTAAATTTAGAGGTGAAACTCACCACGTTTTATGGGGTTTATTTTAAAAATTTAGCCGTTTTTGCGCTCTGTGTGCTTGCGATGTTTGCCTGCAAGGACTTTGTGAGCTTAGATAACTGGCTAAAATTTGCTATCTTTGCTGCGATATACGCCGGCGCAGCTTATGTTTTGGGATATTTTTTGTTTTTTAATGCCTTCGAGCGAGGCATAGTCTGGCGTAAAATTTTAAAAAAATTTAAAAGGTCTTAA
- a CDS encoding glycosyltransferase family 25 protein, protein MNEIYLISLAKDTKRRELLQQKFGSYDSFNLIDAVDGRELNAREYYKIISPSFKAYGKVLSPAEVGCSLSHVKAYEAFLASDAKFALIFEDDVIGDDEAIKEAFLAASKIPEESVLICGMQDGLEGRFSAFGKKVDTSLSKPLWQVSKHSFSSIYRAGAYVLTKKSAKNLLEIHKNALCTTDVWDYLLGVNDMQMYFCDLFAHPTDLSGSNIEGERLERGYSANLKAYIKTFKFILFSRLEKLQGYERIFKRG, encoded by the coding sequence ATGAATGAAATTTATCTGATCTCTTTGGCTAAAGACACCAAAAGGCGCGAGCTTTTGCAGCAGAAATTTGGCTCTTATGATAGCTTTAATCTAATAGACGCAGTTGATGGCAGGGAGCTAAACGCGAGGGAGTACTATAAGATCATTTCGCCATCGTTCAAAGCTTACGGCAAGGTTCTAAGCCCTGCTGAGGTTGGCTGTTCGCTCTCGCATGTGAAAGCCTATGAGGCTTTTTTAGCAAGTGATGCGAAATTTGCCCTCATCTTTGAAGATGACGTGATCGGAGATGATGAGGCGATAAAAGAGGCCTTTTTAGCAGCTAGCAAAATACCAGAAGAGAGCGTGCTCATATGTGGCATGCAAGATGGGCTAGAGGGCAGGTTTAGCGCCTTTGGCAAAAAGGTGGATACTAGCCTAAGCAAGCCACTTTGGCAGGTCTCAAAGCACTCATTTTCAAGCATTTATAGAGCTGGGGCTTATGTGCTAACTAAAAAAAGCGCTAAAAATTTGCTTGAAATTCATAAAAATGCGCTTTGCACGACCGATGTTTGGGACTATTTGCTTGGCGTTAATGATATGCAGATGTATTTTTGCGACCTTTTTGCACATCCAACTGATCTAAGCGGCTCAAACATCGAGGGCGAGCGCCTTGAGAGAGGATACAGCGCAAATTTAAAGGCCTATATAAAAACATTTAAATTTATACTTTTCTCACGGCTTGAAAAACTTCAAGGCTATGAGAGAATTTTTAAAAGGGGCTAA